One genomic segment of Ricinus communis isolate WT05 ecotype wild-type chromosome 5, ASM1957865v1, whole genome shotgun sequence includes these proteins:
- the LOC8271431 gene encoding anthocyanidin-3-O-glucoside rhamnosyltransferase produces MSTCTRIPSQIHIVMFPWLAFGHINPFVQLCNKLSLHGIEVSFLSASGNIPRIKSSLLPTPNSRIIPISIPPVAGLPQGLDNTSEMTPAMADLFKKAIDLMQPQIKTLLSQLKPHFILFDFLIQWIPEIASELGIKTIGFSVFSAISGAYIMVPARSTATNVDDLMKPPTGFPSSPLISMKEFQAQNISYVFKHFDNGPSVFDRVTEGHHKCDAIVFKTCNEMEGPYINFLLNQFQKRVLLAGPLVPEPTSGLLEEKWDKWLGQFPPKSVILCSFGSETFLQDDQIKELALGLELTGLPFILIMNFSVGVDAYDEINRTLPEGFLERTKDRGIVHTGWVQQQLLLAHKSVGCYLCHSGFSSLIEAVINDCQLVLLPLKGDQCLNSKLFSECMKAGVEVNRRNEDGYFGKEDIDKAVRRVMVEVEKEPSKSIRANHKKWREFLLNEEIQDKFIAELVKEIKALA; encoded by the coding sequence ATGTCCACCTGCACCAGAATCCCATCTCAGATTCACATAGTGATGTTTCCATGGCTTGCATTTGGTCACATAAATCCATTTGTGCAGCTTTGCAACAAGCTTTCTCTACATGGAATTGAAGTGTCTTTCCTATCTGCTTCAGGTAATATCCCTCGCATTAAGTCTTCTCTTTTACCAACTCCTAATTCCAGGATCATCCCCATCTCAATCCCTCCTGTTGCGGGTCTTCCTCAAGGCCTTGACAACACTTCAGAAATGACTCCAGCCATGGCTGATCTTTTCAAGAAGGCTATAGATCTCATGCAGCCTCAAATCAAGACCCTTTTATCTCAACTCAAACCCCATTTCATTCTGTTTGATTTCCTTATACAATGGATACCAGAAATTGCCTCTGAACTTGGTATTAAAACAATAGGATTCTCTGTTTTCTCTGCCATATCTGGAGCTTACATTATGGTCCCTGCTAGATCTACCGCAACAAATGTTGACGATCTCATGAAACCGCCAACGGGGTTTCCTTCATCTCCACTTATTTCAATGAAAGAATTCCAAGCTCAAAACATATCATATGTATTTAAGCATTTTGACAATGGCCCTAGTGTATTCGATAGAGTCACCGAAGGCCATCATAAATGTGATGCCATTGTCTTTAAGACATGCAACGAAATGGAAGGAccttatataaatttcttattgAACCAGTTTCAGAAACGGGTTCTCTTGGCCGGCCCTCTTGTCCCTGAGCCAACGTCAGGTTTGCTTGAGGAAAAATGGGATAAATGGTTAGGCCAGTTTCCTCCTAAATCTGTCATCTTATGCTCTTTTGGAAGCGAAACGTTCTTGCAAGATGACCAAATAAAAGAGCTTGCTCTTGGTTTGGAACTCACTGGTTTGCCATTTATTCTAATCATGAATTTCTCAGTTGGGGTTGATGCGTATGACGAGATCAACAGGACTTTGCCAGAAGGATTCTTGGAGAGGACGAAGGATAGAGGGATTGTGCATACAGGTTGGGTTCAACAGCAGCTTCTTTTAGCGCATAAAAGTGTAGGATGCTACTTGTGCCACTCAGGTTTTAGCTCTTTAATTGAAGCCGTGATCAATGACTGTCAATTGGTGCTGCTGCCTTTAAAAGGTGACCAGTGCTTGAACTCCAAGCTTTTTTCCGAGTGCATGAAGGCTGGGGTTGAGGTAAATAGGAGAAATGAAGATGGGTACTTTGGGAAGGAGGATATTGACAAAGCTGTGAGAAGAGTGATGGTGGAAGTTGAGAAAGAGCCAAGTAAATCCATAAGAGCAAACCATAAGAAGTGGAGGGAGTTCTTGTTAAATGAAGAAATTCAGGATAAGTTTATTGCAGAATTAGTTAAGGAAATTAAGGCACTTGCATAG